The genomic stretch TGTATAATTGTGTGCTTATATTTCAATTAACTTCAGTGGTTTAGTGGTAGAAACAACCATCCACCTTTGAGGCAACCTAAGTTTGATCAATTGAAAATGTTGTTAGGAAGGATCGAACCTCCATCTACTTATTTGCTATTTACCTTCATTCAACCACCATGACATTGACAATATAGTGATATTTTAAAGAAGCGTAATCATATTTCAAAATAAGTAATTCGGTAAACCTTGCTACCGCTCTCCATTACCAGATTATTGTTTTAGTATTTATCAGGCATTAACtaaaaattatattttaatataaGTTATTGTTAAAGTGGCTATCTTTTAAATATCGCACAAGGTTCCCGAAATGTTAGAAACGGCCCTGATTTGAGTAATTATATTTTGGCATTTTTTTTTATGCTGTAACTTTTACTAAATACCCCATTCCGTAAATCCTAGATTCGCCACTGCCGGTGCGAATTCTAATTTGTCTGATTTTTAACAATTAGTCTTGTTGAAGTctggtcggagcaagtgacggataatgccactcacaaaacgaatagggggacaaggtggggcacccccatgtgcttccctctctcctctatttgggtcatttgtgagagaaaatagtATCCATCacgtgccgtcacaaataagaTTTTGTGGATTTTTAAATGGCAATCAACCACTTTTGACACGAAATGTACACACTCTTTATTTGAACGACAACGTGTAAGAATCAAGCCCTACCATTTCCTCTTATATGGTGGAGAATCTTCCGAGATTGTTCGGGTACGGAATCAATATTTAGTCCAAGTATCATGTCGGCATCATCAGTACCTACTCCGACAAATTGTTTATTGCAACAATCACAGCTCATTGTCAATTTTCTCCATATGTCATTTATTTTAGCCACAATCAAAGATTACCAACATTACTAAAACCACTCATTTGGAACTATTTGCTGCTGTATTATTCAAAAATAGTTTATTGACACCACTTTTGTCATTTGGTCAGTTATTCTAAGCTCTAATTCTTGATTCAAACATATATAAAGGTCAACACGATTGAAAAATCGCGCTATATAAGACCGTTCAACCCACCAAAATAGGAAGACTAAAGGTATTAGGCCAAGATGGTTGAGCTAGCAGAAGATGAGTTTAGCAATTTTGTTAAGGTATGGTTATCAATTTTTGTATCTTTGAGTTACTGTTATATCATAGGCAAGATTATTCCCAAAGGTTTCGCAAGATTAATAGCATTACTTCCTGTAATCTCTCTGTTTTTAGCTCTGCCACTAAATCTAACGTCTCTTCATCTATGTGGTTTtacttctttctttatttcttggcTTGCAAATTTCAAGCTCTTGCTTTTTGCATTTGGTAAACCTCCTCTCAGTTTCGACCCTCCGCTTACATTCATCTATTTCCTTTTAGTTTCTTGTTTACCCATCAAAATCGACACATCCAACCCAGATCAGAAAAACCTGCAGAAATCCCAAAATGGAAAAGACCCACATCATGAAATTACAAATAAATCATACCCATCTTCTCAAAAACCAAAAAGTCAAACAAAGATTTCACCTTGGAATTACATCATCAAAGGAATTTTATTAGCTGTCATGCTTAAAATCTATGATTACAGCAATCAAATACCAGAAAAGTTGTTATGCGTCATATATGGTTTTCACATATATTTTGCATTAGAGTTAATCTTAGCATGTGTTGCAAAATCAGCTAAAGTTTTTCTAGGATTTGACCTCGAACCTCAATTCAACGAACCCTTGTTATCGACTTCGTTACAAGATTTCTGGGGTAGAAGATGGAATATTATGGTGACCAGCATATTAAGGCCTACAGTGTACCTCCCAACGCTGAGTCTCGCCTCCAAGTTCGTAGGCAGGGAGATGGGTCAACTGGTTGGTGTAATTGCTGCATTCGGTGTGTCTGCAATATACCATGAGCTCATATTCTACTACCTTGGGCGCCTGACACCGACATTCCAAGTTACATGGTTCTTCCTGCTTCATGGATTTTGCCTCTGCGTCGAGGTGATTGTTAAAAAGTTAGTTGGCAGGAAAGTGAGGATCCCACGGTGGATATCTGGCATTGCGACGGTGGGGTTTGTGATAGTTACTGGTGTATGGTTATTCATGCCACCGTTGTTGAGGGTTGGGTTGGCTACCAAGGGAC from Silene latifolia isolate original U9 population chromosome 2, ASM4854445v1, whole genome shotgun sequence encodes the following:
- the LOC141642504 gene encoding acyl-CoA--sterol O-acyltransferase 1-like; protein product: MVELAEDEFSNFVKVWLSIFVSLSYCYIIGKIIPKGFARLIALLPVISLFLALPLNLTSLHLCGFTSFFISWLANFKLLLFAFGKPPLSFDPPLTFIYFLLVSCLPIKIDTSNPDQKNLQKSQNGKDPHHEITNKSYPSSQKPKSQTKISPWNYIIKGILLAVMLKIYDYSNQIPEKLLCVIYGFHIYFALELILACVAKSAKVFLGFDLEPQFNEPLLSTSLQDFWGRRWNIMVTSILRPTVYLPTLSLASKFVGREMGQLVGVIAAFGVSAIYHELIFYYLGRLTPTFQVTWFFLLHGFCLCVEVIVKKLVGRKVRIPRWISGIATVGFVIVTGVWLFMPPLLRVGLATKGLHEYEVVGAFIKHLIQA